TCCTTCAGTGTCATTTCTTCTGGCCTATCTTTTGCATAGATAAATGCCATGCATTTATGAGTATTTTTTGTAGCCTACTACTTTACTGAGTTtactgatgatttccagtagtttcttggcagagtttctggggtaTTCTAGGTATATCAAAATAATATCTgtgaataatgagagtttaacttcattctttacaatttgtattccttttatatctctttcttgtctgattgctacggcaaggatttctaggactatattgaataaaaatggtgagagtgggcactcttgtctagttcctgattttagggtgAAAGGTTtgaatttttccccattgactattACATTAGCTAAGGGTTTAtcaattttccttccactcccattttctcaagggcctttatcataaattggTGTTGtaccttgtcaaatgctttttttctGCATCCattgatagaatcatgtgattttATCTTTCCTAttgttgatatagtggattacTTTTATTGACTTATGAATAgtaaaccatccctgtttcctagggatgaatcccacttgatcttggtggattattcttttAATGTATTGCTGTATACAATTAGGCAAGATTttattgaggatctttgcatcgatattcatcagggatataggtctatagttttcttttttcatggggtcctttcctgctttgaggATCaaggtgatgttagcctcatactgttccctcttcttctattttctggaagagtttgaggaggattgGTGTTTTCCTtcgaatgttttgtaaaattcattagtatagccattaGGACCCGGGCTTTTGTTCTTGAGTaggtttttgattactgtttcaatttctttactagtgattggacTGTTaattttatctacttcctcttgtgtcaaggttggtagtgggtaggactctaggaatgtgtccatttcttctaagctgTCAATTTTTggtgtccataatattcttgcataatcttttgaatctctgcctcatctgttgtaatatctcctttttcatttttgagtgattttaccatagcattctctatttttcccttggTGAATGTAGCTattggcttatctattttatttatcctttcaaagaaccaactcttggtttcattaatcttcctaatgatcttcttgttttctatttcattgatttctgccctgattttgactatttcctgtctcctgctgactgttggttctttttgttgctccactactagttgattgaggtgggttgttagatAGTTTATTAGTTATTTCTCCTGTTATTAGTGTGGAAAATGGCTGCTAAATTTGTCTACTTATGAAGTGCAAAACTGTTCTTAAGAGGAATTACATAGCAGTTCAGTTGACCCAAatggattagaaaaaaaaatatttttctttccctaaaaGAACATGTGCATATGAAATAGCTATCTAACGGTATTGTAATGGGGGCCATCTGCTTCTTTGTTACTCATAACCCAGATTTAATTCCCCTGTGCACTGCTTGGGGGCTTTAGAATCACTACagtattgaaggaagctctggtgctgtgttatctttccctcccacATACACCTCTCTCCTGTTCTCTGCGGTGGATGTGGAAAcgtgtccaggtcctggaacatgatgacagaggacctagtttggtttatattgttatgtggaaaactgggaaatgttatgcatgtagagaTTATTGTAtttgttgagtagtattccactgtgtaagtataccacaactttcttagtcactcatgtTGTTGTACAGTCTATTGACTTCTTCCTAACATATTAGCTGTATTTCATTAAAGAGTGTGCTCCAAGTGTTGTTTTTTCAGAGATCCATTTAAATACCAAGTAAAATTATCAGTAACTGTCATGAGGAAATTTATGTGAGGAATAATGTAGAAAGCATGATATACTTCCATCTGTAAATATTACAGACTTTAATAATACTCTCATATAGCTAAGTATTCTTATACTCATTACACCCAGAGTGTGTTTGTAATAGTTTTTAAGTTTTGCTTGATTTTTGCTTACCCTAAATTTACTCAGTATCTTGCCAAATAAGGGCTGAGGGGTGGTGCACATAGTTACAATGCttagaccctagttcaagccctggacctcacctgcagagggcattTTTTGTGACTTTAGGCTGAGTTATTTGATAATTCATGGTACCTTTAACATATGTAACTGGTAAGTATTTAATGAATTAGAGGATATGactattttaaattttgataACTTGAAAGCCAAAAAGTATTTTATCTATAATGTATcttattaatttcttttaatatatattttattttttgttgttgtagttattattgttgttgttattgatgtggttgttgttggatagaacagagagaaatggagagaggaggggaagacagagaggatgagagaaagacagacacctgcagacctgtttcgccacctgtgaagcgactcccctgcaggtggggagccgggggctcgaaccgggatccttacaccggtccttgtgctttgcgccacttgcgcttaacccattatgctaccgccgactccctttaatatatattttatttgcctccagggttatcactggggctcagtgcctgccctatgaatacactgctcctggaggctattttttccattttgttgcagttgttgttattgtcattgttgttattgcttgttgttgttgctactgttgttatataggatagagagaaattgagagagatggggaagacagagaatgggagagaaagatgcctgcaggcttgcttcactacttgtgaagccaccccactgcaggtggggagtcaggggatcaaaccgggatccttatacttgtcctagcgcttagcaccatgtgcgcttaacccactgcactacttcctagcccccaatatatatatagttatagttatttatttaatagatacagagataaattcagagaggaggcagaggcagagagaaaaagagacaaagaaatacctgtaacactacttgaccacttgtgaagctttccccctgcaggtatagattggaggcttgaacctgggactttgtgaactgcagtgtgtgtgcttcaccactgcctgccccctaaaATATTTTGATTAATTTCTACATTGGCTAAaaacagagagaactcaagaggaaaggaggagctagaaagggagagaaacagagagatacctgcaaccctgcttcaccacattgcACATGAACCTCTTTGAGCACTGTGATTGCGtacaactaagtgtgccaccatccagcccccatctGGCATTTCAAAATCCCCTGTGTAGAACTTCAACTCTTCTCTCACATTAAACTTTATGTCCCTTGGAGATGCCATGAATAAACTTAATTACACGtgttattttgatttttagaGTCAATGTGAAAACAGTCAATTGTTATCTTTTCCTTTAGAGTCCTTAGGGATCGCTACTAGTTCTGAGTAAATATGCTCTTAATATTAAAGGACTAAGAAGACTATATGTCTATGTGGAGACAgaaccattttccttttttttcaagaaagaaaTGCTGTAGTGAGTAATCAGAattttgttaaaagaaaaaaacctgacTCTTTCGAGTGTTCAGGTTTAAGGTAAATGTTGAAGCTTATTTCAATATCTcttcaatttaaaataaagaagatttCTCTTAAGAGtgaaaaagtgaagaaaaatatGGATGAGAATAAAGAACATTATTTTGTTAGAAAAGTAGTTTACATTTCACTGTGCTGagcaatattaaagaaaaaatggcGATACAGCTGAAAAAGAACATTTTTGGAAGCCATAACATGCAAATGTTAATATTTTGTTGTTTCATGTCCAAAACAATCCGTCCAAAGTTAACTCTATTTTGAATATCTAAGCATAGAAAGAAAATTCATTACCagagaagcaagaaaaaaataattttgagactTGTGATACTATATTCAATGCTTATGTTTGAAAAGGATATGAATTTGTCTTTACAATACAATATTCTAAGTTATTTTATACATGTTTTTTGACTCTTTATATTTGACTAAAGAATGGATAATGGATGCAACATATTTCTTAATTGAGAAAGCTATTTCTGAGGTGGCAGCTGACTTACTATGTTTATATATTATTTCACATTATGTAAAATTGACACTTGGTATTTATATActaattttgtcatttttttcactATGATCCTAAAATATCTTTCCATTAAAAATGCTAATTGCATAGGTTGGATATATGCCTAGATATAAACCCTAGTACAACATGAGAAGTGTTAAGTAGCAGATGGAGATTCAGTGATATCCAGTGAtattgtgtctctccttctttgtgtctttctcagtGTATCCCCTTCTCTATCTAACGATGTAAAAAAGTATCTCTGAGTGGAGGAAAAAAATGCATTGTGAGGCCATTACTCtacaaaaatgagagagagaagatctgactacataatgaaatttaaacaCCTACTAGAAATATGCCAATATTATTAAAACCATCCATTTCAGATTTTTGTATAGAATGTAAGGAATATAATAAAGGTATATCCTACTAAAAAGAAATGGAACATATAAGATTATATTTTTGCTATACAGAGATTGAAAATACATTAGCATACACTTGGAAAAACTAATATACATTTGacaaacaaattaatatttatttgtaaaagatGTAGCAAGGTTAAGAAGatctacttttctttattttggaaaagTTTTATACAAGGCCAGGGAACTAGCTCATATGGGAAATTATATGCTTTACCAGTGCTGGAGTTAATTTTCAGGTCCCAGCTTCTATTACTGGTGGAGTAGTTTCAGTGATGTAGTAGCTctctgtttattcatttatatatggaaaaaaatgacctggaATAGTGAGGTATTAGtgacccccaccctcccacaagCACACAAATTAAACAGAGGTACTGAGAGACTATATACTAAGTAATCTTATAACCATTCATTTGAAAGCTTTAAAAACTTCTGAAAGAGATTTAGGAAAACATATATAAAGTACAGTGATGAAATAGGGAGATTAAGCCTGGATTACATAGTAATAGATACAGTGGCTAAAATCACACAAGGAGAAATAAGAACATTTGTATTtcaactgagttttttttttttttaagtggcattaatgatctgtctcttgcttaGATCTAATGATACTAAAAGGATTTCACCATGAGAAACCACACACTGGTGACTACATTTATTCTTCTAGGACTGACAGATGACCCAAAATGGAAAATTGtactgtttgcttttcttttgctgACTTACTTGTTGAGCATCACTGGAAATCTGATCATTATCCTGCTCACCCTGTTTGATACcaaactcaacacacccatgtATTTCTTTCTTCGGAATTTTTCCATCTTAGAATTATCAATGACCTCTGTCTGCATCCCAAGATTCCTGGTCAGCATAATAACTATGGACAAAACAATTTCTTATAATTCTTGTGCAACACAATTATTCTTTGGGATCTTTTTAGGTGGCTCAGAGTTTTTCTTGTTGGCAGCCATgtcctatgaccgctatgtggccatctgcaaacCCCTCCACTATACAACTATCATGAGCAACAGAGTCTGCACACAGCTGGTTATAACCTGTTGGCTGGCTGGGTTGTTAATAATTACTCCTGGACTGCTCATGGGTCTGGAGCTGGAATTCTGCGATGCCAATACTATTGACCACTTCTGTTGTGACTATTCTCCTGTACTGAAACTCTCCTGCACAGACACAAAGGTCATAGAATTGTTATGTTTTGTGTTGGCCATTTTCACACTCCTGATCACCTTGGTGCTGGTGATGTTCTCCTATGCAAACATCATCAGAACAATTGTGAAGATTCCTTCTGCACAGCAGCAGAGGAAGGCTTTTTCCACCTGTTCCTCCCACATGATTGTTGTCTCCATCTCATATGGCAGCTGCATCTTTATGTACATTAAACCCTCTGCAGAGGAAAGGGTGGCTCTCAACAAGGGGGTAGCTGTACTCATTACTTCAGTGGCACCTGTGTTAAATCCTTTCATATATACTCTGAGAAACAAACAGGTAAAACAAGCCTTGAAGGATATAGTTAAGATAAGCATCTTTACTACCTTAAGACAATAGCTCTGGATATTTGAAATGTGTACAAGTAGAGCACGCTGAAAATTACATTCTTTGTCAGTTAccttactttatttttagtttgATAGTGATTGAAGACACTAGCACATAGATATTTAATGTATTATTGACTTTTTATCATTTAAACTATGCAATATATGTCTCTCATGATATCTTAGGTGTTGCTGCATTCATTAttactttatttctctcttttttttttcttggtcattgctggagcttcactgcttcaTTTTGACTTAGTCAGATTTAGAGTGActctaagacagagagacagagagagagagtcactctaagacaaggacagagagagagagagttaaataTATAATACCAAGACATACTTCAGTGCATTGGTGGCAGGTTCAATCTTGGGTGGAGTGCACGGCAAGCAGGAaaactatccagatgagctcttTTACCTGCCCCAATTTGTCTATCCTGCAAATGTTCCACTCTTAACCTGGGAGGTGGATATTGGTGTGGTGCAGTCTTACCATGCAAGACAGTCAATTTCAAGCCAGAGTGCCAGAGGAAACTACCATGAGTACTTGAGAAAATCTCTGCtgacatgctctctctctctctctctctctctctctctctctttctctcgctctctgttcCATCTCACTAGCTGAATGAAAAACCAGCCCCAGAACTTTAAAATCTCACATGCATGAATCTTTGGCTCCACCAGAAAAATATGTACTATGAATAATTTTGTAAAGATAAACTATGTCCCGGAGTCAGGCGATAagagagttaagtgcaggtggtgcaaagttcaaggacctgcacaaggatcccagttccagtccactgctccccacctgcaggggggcctcttcacaagtggtgaagcaggtgtctttctttccctccccctctttgtcttcacctcctctctccatttttctctgtcctatccaacaatgacgacatcaataacaataataactacaacgagggaaacaaaagggaatacataaatacatatttttaaaaatgaattatgtCCACATTATATTAGATGTGACTGCACTTGAAAACTCTTTGGGAGTGAATAATTTTATAGCTCTTGAGAACATGTTTAAATACATAAACAGGAATTCGAGAACTATCATAGGAAATCTAAATAGAAGTATTCATGTTGATGCTTAATGATGAAAACTAAAGGTGGCTTTATCTCCATAACATAGCTTCTCCCCAATTTTTGTGGATTTTATGTTGAAGATTGAGTTCAGGATTCTAGAAAATCTTTATATCATACAACAAATGaatgttatattttaaatttgatttcattttaaaattcaatTCCTCAACAATTGTCTGGAAAGTAGTGAATTTTCATgtgaatatatattcatttaggtAAATGTTGActtgtaaaatatataaaaaaccaTCTTGGGAGGCAtaaattatataatgatataCTCGAAGGACTAAACGAAatcttgtgatttttattttcaaaatataaatTTGAACCACTACAAAACTGTGTCACATCTTGCAGTGATCTCATTAATATGTTTTTACACATAAACCTTACTTCTTTTCTACATTTTGTATTCTTAATTTttgttcaaatctttttttttttgtctctagttgctggggcttggtgctggcactactaatccaccactcctagctgTGGTCCCc
This portion of the Erinaceus europaeus chromosome 7, mEriEur2.1, whole genome shotgun sequence genome encodes:
- the LOC103109242 gene encoding olfactory receptor 6C74-like → MRNHTLVTTFILLGLTDDPKWKIVLFAFLLLTYLLSITGNLIIILLTLFDTKLNTPMYFFLRNFSILELSMTSVCIPRFLVSIITMDKTISYNSCATQLFFGIFLGGSEFFLLAAMSYDRYVAICKPLHYTTIMSNRVCTQLVITCWLAGLLIITPGLLMGLELEFCDANTIDHFCCDYSPVLKLSCTDTKVIELLCFVLAIFTLLITLVLVMFSYANIIRTIVKIPSAQQQRKAFSTCSSHMIVVSISYGSCIFMYIKPSAEERVALNKGVAVLITSVAPVLNPFIYTLRNKQVKQALKDIVKISIFTTLRQ